The genomic region TCGGCCGAACGGCTGGTGCTGGAACTGGAGCGGCTGCGCGAGCTTTACGGCTATTCGGAGTTCAAGCTCGACCACGACATGTTCACGGTCAACAAGCGCAAGGTGCTGGAGTTCTGCGAAGCGGTGCAGGGCCGCGGTTTCCGCTGGCGGGTGTCGGCGCGCGTGGATTGCGTCAATCCGATGATGGTCGAGAAAATGGCCGAGGCCGGCTGCGTCGGTCTGTATTTCGGTATCGAGACCGGCTCCAAGCGGATGCAGCAGATCACCATGAAGCGGCTCGATGTCGATCTGGTCGAGCCGATGCTCGCGGTGTGCGAAGCGGTCGGGATCGAAACCACCGCGTCCTTCATCACCGGGTATCCGCAGGAAAACCGTCAGGACCAGGACGACACGCTGGACATGATCGGCCGCTGCTTCAGTTCCAATTGCCTCACCCAGCTGCATATCCTGCAGCCCGAGCCCGGCACGCCGATGTACACCGAACACGGCGCCGAGGTCCGCTACGACGGCTATTCCAGTCCCTACAACAGCTATCTGCTCGGCGACCGCGATCGCGATCTGGTGGTGGGCACGCCGGAGATCTTCCAGACCTATTTCCATTACCCGGCGGAACTGCCGCGCGACGCGCACGTGTTCGCGGTGCAGACCGTCGAGCTGCTGCGTCGGGTCGGGCCGATCGTCATCGGTTACGCGCTGCGTCGCTTCGAGGGCAAGCTCAGCGCGTTCGTCGCTGCATTTTCGGCATTCATCGCGCGCGGCGAGAATGGCGATAGTGGCGAACGCATGCAGGCGCCGGATGCGACGCTGCTCGTCGCGTTCGTCGCCGATTGTTTCGGGCCGCGACATCACCTTGCTTCGCTGTTCCGCTTCGGGTTGGAATTGCACGATGCGCGCCCGTTGAACGGCACCGATCCGGTCGCGCGCGAGGCCTTCGAAGCGCCGCGCGCCTACGTGCTCAGCGACCGCGTGCGGATCCTGCCGGATCTGCACGACTGCGACCGCTGGCTGGCGCGGATCCGCGACAGT from Lysobacter sp. harbors:
- a CDS encoding B12-binding domain-containing radical SAM protein: MRLTLVDNLVMPEEGDLAMLDVHPHLGLLALAAAAETDGHVVQIYDPKRLLRSGELRYDETLYARAAKTILAQRPEAVGFTTLGCSFLFAINVAALLRREEPDLPILLGGPHATMLDRPILERFPQFDLIVRHEADEIFTGVLRALPDRHFISVPGLSWRDGKGRFQMTPGKPKVEDLDRLPLLRYDHYPIADLGLDLLRIEAGRGCPFMCTFCSTAGFFQRSFRLKSAERLVLELERLRELYGYSEFKLDHDMFTVNKRKVLEFCEAVQGRGFRWRVSARVDCVNPMMVEKMAEAGCVGLYFGIETGSKRMQQITMKRLDVDLVEPMLAVCEAVGIETTASFITGYPQENRQDQDDTLDMIGRCFSSNCLTQLHILQPEPGTPMYTEHGAEVRYDGYSSPYNSYLLGDRDRDLVVGTPEIFQTYFHYPAELPRDAHVFAVQTVELLRRVGPIVIGYALRRFEGKLSAFVAAFSAFIARGENGDSGERMQAPDATLLVAFVADCFGPRHHLASLFRFGLELHDARPLNGTDPVAREAFEAPRAYVLSDRVRILPDLHDCDRWLARIRDSASVDGLLDDGLLDDRLLDDSDDDRVIYLLQLDEREPKAYRIDEGVEAILGVFAQPQRCDHVAEMIRANTGGAAVEMTFFRDLVSAGILVPPRDAHAGTMDARERRH